The Leptospira sp. WS60.C2 genome includes the window ATCACCAATGGCGATTTTCCGATTTAAATCTAAATAGAAGAGGACACTAAAAAAAATTGCGATGGATGTTAGGCTAATTAGAACAAAACGATCACGTTTATCCAAATTCATTTTTTAGCCTTTTTTGTAGGTACTTCAATTCCGACTAGTTCTTGTAACTCGAGCAGATTTTTAGGAGCATTGTGATCAGATTTTTTGCCAAGGACTGCATAAACTTTTTGTGCTTTTGATTTCCCCTTAAATTCAATTTCACCCATGCTGATGATGTGGAAGTAAGACTTTACTTTTTGGTAGGTTGATTCTGTAATTAAAATGTCCGTATGCGTTTCCTTATTAAAGGACTCAACTCTGGATGCAAGGTTCACTGAATCTCCAATGACAGTGTATTCCATTTTATCTATACTACCAATTTGGCCAGCGATCACATAACCTGTATTAATTCCACACCCAATTTTGATGAGAGGCTTTTTGATCGTTCCGCGATTTCGATTGAACTCGATGAGTTTTTCACGCATTCTTAGTGCTGTTTCGACGGAGGCTTTTGCATGTTCTTTGTGGTCTCTTAGTGCGCCCCAAGTCGCCATAATCGCATCACCAATGAACTTATCAACAGTTCCACCTGTTTCTTGTACGCACTTCACCATTTCCGTCATATATAGGTTTAAAAACTCTACTACTTCTTCTGGTTGTAGTTTCTCTGAAATCGCTGTAAAACTTCGTATATCAGAAAAAAAGATTGTGCAATATTTCCTTTTTCCTCCAATCGATAACTTACCTTTGGCGGCAAGTTCGGCGATATCTTGATTTACAAATCGACCGAAGGAATCTTTTAGCTTTTCGCGTTCCTCCAATCCTTTGCCCATACTAACAAATGATTTGGTGAGAGTTCCAATTTCATCATGAGTTGTTGCCTGTAAATTGAGATGGTAATTTCCTCTTCTGATTTCTTCAGAAGCATCAACTATTTTAAGGATGGGAGTAGAAAGTGATTTTGCAAATAGATAAACAACGATAAACGATAAGGATAAAGATACAATCAGAAGGTAAACATTTCGTTTCTGGATATTATTGACTTCTTCAAAAATTTTATTTTCTCTGACTTGCGAAATGACACCAACTCCACCGATGCCTAATTTTTTAAAAGATGCTAAATAAAATTCTCCTTCTTTGTTTTCATATCGGAACTGTCCATTATCGACCGTGGATTTTTTCATTCGTTCCACTATGGGCAAATCATTTAATTGAACCCCAAAGAGAACTACTTTTGCATCAGGGTGAGCAAGAACACTTCCATCTTCTCCAATCAAAAAGGTTTCAACAGGTCCCGAGGTTTGGAATGCGTCTAGGAGACTATCAAGCTTAACTAAGGTGACAAGGATTGTTTGTGTATTCGTTGTTTCTGATAATGGAAAACTGATGCAGAGAATAGGATTTCGGAAAAAGGGACTGATGTTCCAGATAACAGTTGTTCCGCTGAAAGATTTTTTAAGCTTTGGATGGATATTTTTTAAGACAGCTCTTACTTCAGATTTTTGATAGCTATATTTGTCTAAAAAACTGTCATTAACGGTTTCAAATTTAGGATTCAAATTAGAATCATAAGCTCCAATAAAAACAAAATTTGGATCTTCTTCAAATAGTTCTTTTGCGATCCCATTTGCTGATTGATTGCTTCGGAAGATGGCCGATGCTGTGATATGAACATCTTTTTTGATGGATTCAAGATCTGATTTTACTTTGAGAGAGAGGATTTCATTGATTTTGATGTTATTTTCTTTGACTCGAATTTCACTGTCTTTACGAAAAAAATAAGAGGCAAGAAAGATCACCCCAGACATCGATATCAAAAGAACGATTGAAGTAATTAACAGAAGTTTATAACGAATGGGAAATTGAAACTCCCCAACTGTGTCAGATTTTTTGGTAAGTAGACTTCGTAAGATAGACACAATCGGTTTCATAGCATCCGTATTTTAAACAGTGGGATGGAAAACTCAATGGAAAAAAAGTAAAAATAGATGATGAAACTATTTTTTTACTATGGGCATGCCAAATCGACATTATAAGTCTGTCGAAATGGAAAATCTGGAATTGTAAAAGCAGTTTCTCTGACAACTGTATCAGGATATCCATCTCTTTTTGACAAATCACCCAAACAAACGACTTTATAAGTACCTGGATTTAGGTA containing:
- a CDS encoding adenylate/guanylate cyclase domain-containing protein — protein: MKPIVSILRSLLTKKSDTVGEFQFPIRYKLLLITSIVLLISMSGVIFLASYFFRKDSEIRVKENNIKINEILSLKVKSDLESIKKDVHITASAIFRSNQSANGIAKELFEEDPNFVFIGAYDSNLNPKFETVNDSFLDKYSYQKSEVRAVLKNIHPKLKKSFSGTTVIWNISPFFRNPILCISFPLSETTNTQTILVTLVKLDSLLDAFQTSGPVETFLIGEDGSVLAHPDAKVVLFGVQLNDLPIVERMKKSTVDNGQFRYENKEGEFYLASFKKLGIGGVGVISQVRENKIFEEVNNIQKRNVYLLIVSLSLSFIVVYLFAKSLSTPILKIVDASEEIRRGNYHLNLQATTHDEIGTLTKSFVSMGKGLEEREKLKDSFGRFVNQDIAELAAKGKLSIGGKRKYCTIFFSDIRSFTAISEKLQPEEVVEFLNLYMTEMVKCVQETGGTVDKFIGDAIMATWGALRDHKEHAKASVETALRMREKLIEFNRNRGTIKKPLIKIGCGINTGYVIAGQIGSIDKMEYTVIGDSVNLASRVESFNKETHTDILITESTYQKVKSYFHIISMGEIEFKGKSKAQKVYAVLGKKSDHNAPKNLLELQELVGIEVPTKKAKK